The Methanocellales archaeon genome has a window encoding:
- a CDS encoding PadR family transcriptional regulator — translation MIYDPPACCDMRGMLSFMILWLLSKKQMYGQELAGEIAKRKGYTPNPGTLYPTLTDLESKGLIQSEQIGRKRTYGLTIEGKIGLKRACAYFYQAFGDIFEDYKIMQDITYEF, via the coding sequence ATGATATACGATCCGCCTGCTTGTTGTGATATGCGAGGCATGCTATCCTTCATGATCCTCTGGTTGTTATCCAAAAAACAAATGTATGGGCAAGAGCTGGCAGGAGAAATAGCTAAAAGGAAGGGCTATACTCCCAATCCTGGAACTTTATACCCGACCCTCACCGATTTGGAGAGCAAAGGGTTAATTCAATCTGAGCAAATCGGAAGAAAGCGCACATATGGGCTCACAATCGAGGGTAAAATCGGCCTAAAAAGGGCATGTGCCTATTTTTACCAAGCCTTTGGAGACATCTTTGAGGATTACAAGATCATGCAAGACATCACTTATGAATTCTGA
- a CDS encoding glycosyltransferase family 39 protein — MERDELLKISLILVASLIVRVLLFPAEGYYIDTNTFTAWHMAAAEGLRTFYDRIWSDYPPFSVYIFWIFGSVAKHFSLFNTSHFVYLLKLPSNLFDLGISLLIFFFLRKKIGFNHAAFIMAIYAFNPATIYNLAVWGQMDSIYTFFMISSLLLLIYEKPELSAASLAIAMLTKPQSIAILPAIALFILKKYDVKRIVTSLAASAASVFLVILPFRWDNPLEFLINIYSTGYGYYAFNSVSAYNIWAFAGFWKPDSIELLFLSCHVWGIILFGALVLFVLYCLNKRDDTESLIFSSFLLSFGFFMLMTRMHERYMFPVFALLALIMNHEKIKKIYGTLAATYLFNLAYILSFISGDNFVPDNDLSLMILPLINLAILVYSLYIMHSPRFPKKIELKDGGLNLKKPDLKKLVEMIPDREVVSKIKITRRDLAVMFILTITFFSITVFNLGSTEMPATEWHSINEAESFYIDLGSVQTVDRIAILIKDENATNVDIYSGSPDHWNFSINYARSGVYYFWDDVPISSCDARYIRFDFEDSSADILEIAVFGNKKKLEIKDIIDRYGNAQSDGRQLKNLIDEQVLVEEPLTYKAGTYFDEIYFVRTAYEHIELKEPFEWTHPPLSKLIIACGILLFGSNPFAWRILEVLFATSVIPIMFMFGKKISGTSLGGFIAAFLMTFDFMHFAETRLATGDTFIFFFLILMFYFFFDYFQGAFKKGWKEAGLPLFLSTLFFGLAFSTKWYAMYGFMGMAFLFVLLKLKEFASSEKKDNVQKYLFYPLLITCFSLAISIAIYMLTYIPHMLAGHSLGDVINLQFTMYGYHSSLTAPHPFASSWWSWPLMLKPMWIYGNNLDGIVSTIVLMGNPAIWWVGIIFLILTATKMVRDGDKTCMFIVVLFLFQWLPYVPISRALFIYHFYANLPFMVLAITYGMNNLWNEKTKWFVIFYLMVTLILFFIYYPVISGCPISYEYKEGLRLLESWIF, encoded by the coding sequence ATGGAAAGAGACGAGCTCTTAAAGATTTCATTAATATTGGTGGCTTCGCTTATCGTCAGAGTTCTACTTTTTCCCGCCGAAGGCTATTACATAGACACCAACACGTTTACAGCCTGGCATATGGCAGCAGCAGAAGGACTGCGTACCTTCTATGACAGGATATGGTCGGACTATCCCCCTTTCAGCGTTTACATATTCTGGATATTTGGTAGCGTTGCCAAGCACTTTTCTCTTTTCAACACCAGCCATTTTGTTTATCTGTTAAAGCTGCCCTCAAACCTCTTCGACCTGGGCATCTCCCTTTTAATTTTCTTTTTTTTGCGTAAAAAAATTGGTTTTAATCATGCCGCTTTCATAATGGCGATCTATGCCTTCAACCCGGCAACCATTTACAACCTGGCCGTTTGGGGGCAGATGGACTCGATTTACACCTTTTTCATGATTTCCTCTTTACTACTTCTCATCTATGAAAAGCCGGAATTGTCAGCCGCCTCTCTCGCCATAGCCATGCTGACCAAACCCCAGAGCATTGCCATTCTGCCAGCCATAGCCCTCTTCATCCTCAAGAAATATGATGTAAAGAGGATAGTGACATCCCTTGCAGCTTCTGCTGCCTCGGTCTTTCTCGTCATCCTGCCCTTTAGGTGGGATAACCCCCTTGAATTCCTGATTAACATATATTCCACCGGCTATGGATACTATGCTTTCAACTCGGTAAGCGCCTACAATATCTGGGCATTCGCCGGTTTTTGGAAGCCAGACTCGATAGAGTTGTTGTTTCTAAGTTGCCATGTATGGGGCATCATCTTGTTTGGGGCGCTTGTGTTGTTCGTGCTTTATTGCCTGAACAAAAGAGATGACACGGAATCGCTGATCTTCTCCTCCTTCCTGCTCTCTTTCGGATTTTTTATGCTGATGACGAGGATGCATGAAAGATATATGTTCCCGGTATTCGCCCTTTTGGCGTTGATCATGAACCATGAAAAAATAAAGAAGATCTATGGCACCCTGGCTGCCACATACCTATTCAACTTGGCATATATTTTGAGTTTTATCAGCGGGGATAACTTCGTCCCTGATAATGATCTATCCTTAATGATTTTACCCCTGATAAATCTGGCAATACTCGTATACTCCCTGTACATCATGCATTCACCTCGTTTTCCTAAGAAAATAGAGTTGAAAGATGGAGGGCTCAATTTAAAAAAGCCTGACCTGAAAAAGTTGGTAGAGATGATTCCTGACAGAGAGGTCGTGAGTAAAATCAAGATTACAAGGCGGGACCTTGCAGTGATGTTCATCCTTACCATCACCTTTTTTTCCATCACAGTTTTCAACCTGGGGTCCACAGAAATGCCGGCAACAGAGTGGCACTCCATAAACGAAGCAGAGAGCTTTTACATAGACCTCGGATCTGTGCAAACCGTCGACAGGATTGCAATTTTAATCAAAGACGAGAATGCTACAAATGTGGATATTTACAGTGGAAGTCCGGATCACTGGAATTTTTCCATAAATTATGCGAGGTCTGGAGTCTACTATTTCTGGGATGATGTACCGATAAGCAGTTGTGACGCCCGGTACATCAGATTTGACTTTGAAGATTCTTCAGCAGATATCCTGGAAATAGCAGTATTCGGCAACAAAAAGAAACTCGAAATAAAGGATATAATTGACAGATATGGAAATGCTCAGTCAGATGGAAGGCAGTTAAAGAACCTGATAGATGAGCAGGTTTTAGTGGAAGAGCCTCTGACATATAAAGCAGGCACATATTTCGATGAGATATATTTTGTGAGAACTGCTTATGAGCATATAGAGCTCAAAGAGCCTTTTGAGTGGACCCATCCCCCGCTCAGTAAACTCATAATAGCTTGTGGAATCCTCTTATTTGGTTCCAATCCATTTGCTTGGAGGATACTGGAAGTGCTATTTGCCACGTCAGTAATCCCCATCATGTTCATGTTCGGCAAGAAAATTTCCGGTACTTCTCTCGGGGGATTTATAGCCGCATTTCTCATGACATTTGACTTCATGCATTTCGCAGAAACCAGACTAGCAACAGGAGATACTTTTATATTCTTTTTCTTGATCCTGATGTTCTACTTTTTCTTCGACTATTTCCAGGGAGCCTTTAAAAAGGGCTGGAAAGAGGCGGGTCTACCCTTATTTTTAAGCACCCTATTTTTTGGTCTTGCCTTCTCAACGAAGTGGTATGCAATGTACGGGTTTATGGGGATGGCTTTTCTGTTTGTCCTCCTAAAACTAAAAGAATTTGCATCGAGTGAAAAGAAGGATAATGTGCAAAAATACTTGTTTTACCCCCTACTAATCACCTGTTTTTCACTAGCGATTTCGATAGCCATCTACATGCTAACATACATACCCCACATGCTGGCAGGCCATAGTTTAGGGGATGTGATAAACCTCCAGTTTACCATGTACGGGTATCATTCGTCTCTCACTGCACCACACCCATTCGCCTCATCTTGGTGGAGCTGGCCCTTAATGCTCAAACCGATGTGGATTTATGGCAATAATTTAGATGGGATCGTTTCAACCATCGTTTTAATGGGGAATCCAGCCATATGGTGGGTCGGCATAATATTCTTAATTTTAACAGCCACAAAAATGGTGAGAGATGGAGACAAAACCTGTATGTTCATAGTAGTGCTGTTTCTTTTCCAATGGCTCCCATATGTCCCGATTTCAAGGGCGTTATTTATATATCACTTCTACGCAAATTTGCCTTTCATGGTACTTGCCATTACATATGGGATGAATAATTTGTGGAATGAGAAGACAAAATGGTTCGTCATCTTTTATTTGATGGTGACATTGATCCTATTTTTTATCTACTATCCCGTGATATCCGGATGCCCCATATCATATGAATATAAAGAAGGTCTTAGATTGTTAGAAAGTTGGATATTTTAA
- a CDS encoding Zn-ribbon domain-containing protein, whose amino-acid sequence MPHKCTRCGQLFRDGSQEILSGCPSCGWNKFLYVMGEEQALPKASTIDELISKVEVGEKSEVPTEDIPSPEPIKRIESIKILGPGSYELNIKTLLDRKEIIMALKENGTYVVHLPSIFGKSVKKPKKRSI is encoded by the coding sequence ATGCCACATAAATGTACCAGGTGTGGGCAATTGTTCAGGGACGGATCACAGGAGATTCTAAGCGGCTGTCCAAGTTGTGGGTGGAATAAATTTCTCTACGTGATGGGCGAAGAGCAAGCCTTGCCAAAGGCATCTACGATAGATGAGCTGATAAGTAAGGTAGAGGTTGGTGAAAAGTCTGAAGTGCCCACAGAGGACATCCCAAGCCCTGAGCCCATCAAAAGGATTGAAAGCATAAAGATACTTGGTCCCGGCTCCTACGAACTTAATATCAAAACCCTGCTCGATCGAAAAGAAATCATCATGGCGCTTAAAGAAAATGGGACCTATGTAGTTCACTTGCCATCCATTTTTGGTAAAAGCGTTAAAAAGCCTAAGAAGCGATCAATATGA
- a CDS encoding glycosyltransferase family 2 protein: protein MRVSVIFPAYNEANKIEVAVERTRGILNKNKIDTSYEIIIAEDGSTDGTDKIAKSLAERFEAIKHIHSDVRLGRGGALKNAFKNASGEIMVYMDVDLATDIEQLDELIGSIREGYDFATGSRMLQESEAKRTWKRSIASKGYNFLIRTLLRSEIRDHQCGFKSFKRGPLFDLLDEIKDQHWFWDTELLVRAQRKGYSIREFPVNWAHTGATKVDLIKDVIEMGSQAFRLWWELDVLKTK from the coding sequence ATGAGAGTATCAGTCATATTCCCAGCTTATAACGAGGCAAATAAAATAGAAGTGGCAGTGGAGAGGACTAGGGGGATTCTCAATAAAAATAAAATAGATACGAGCTACGAGATCATTATAGCAGAGGATGGAAGCACCGACGGAACAGACAAAATTGCGAAGAGTTTGGCAGAAAGGTTTGAAGCTATAAAACACATACACAGCGATGTTCGACTGGGCCGGGGAGGGGCTTTAAAAAATGCATTTAAAAATGCAAGCGGTGAGATCATGGTTTACATGGATGTCGACTTGGCGACCGATATCGAACAATTGGATGAGTTGATAGGCAGCATAAGAGAGGGATACGATTTTGCTACTGGGTCCCGAATGCTGCAGGAGAGCGAGGCGAAAAGAACCTGGAAGAGGAGCATAGCAAGTAAAGGATATAATTTTTTGATAAGAACCCTTCTAAGATCCGAGATAAGAGATCACCAATGTGGATTTAAATCTTTTAAAAGAGGGCCCTTGTTTGATTTGCTGGACGAAATTAAAGATCAACACTGGTTTTGGGATACGGAACTGCTAGTTCGGGCGCAGAGAAAAGGCTACAGCATCAGGGAGTTTCCCGTGAACTGGGCCCATACCGGTGCGACCAAGGTGGATTTAATAAAAGATGTCATCGAAATGGGCTCTCAGGCTTTCAGGCTCTGGTGGGAGTTGGATGTTTTGAAGACCAAGTGA
- a CDS encoding Era-like GTP-binding protein, with translation MGIIKGIRRILPTWLKKIFKKKATRIGIYGPPSAGKTTLANRIVRDWSGDVMGSVSEIPHETRRARKREGVVINANGATVTLDIVDTPGLATKVDFHDFMEFGLEEKEAKRRAKEATEGVIEAIKWLDDLDGILLIMDATEDPFTQVNVTVVGNMEARELPLLIVANKIDLKEASPARIKSAFPQHPVIPISALEGLNIDKLYEAIANHFG, from the coding sequence ATGGGTATAATAAAAGGGATCAGGCGCATTCTGCCGACATGGCTCAAAAAGATATTCAAAAAGAAGGCGACGCGCATAGGTATATATGGCCCACCAAGTGCTGGAAAAACCACTTTGGCGAACAGGATCGTCCGGGACTGGAGTGGGGACGTGATGGGCTCTGTATCAGAGATCCCTCATGAGACTCGTCGCGCCAGGAAAAGAGAGGGCGTGGTAATCAATGCTAATGGGGCTACTGTGACTTTGGACATTGTGGACACACCTGGCTTGGCGACGAAGGTTGATTTTCACGATTTTATGGAATTTGGGCTGGAGGAAAAGGAGGCTAAGCGTCGCGCAAAAGAGGCGACAGAAGGCGTTATTGAAGCCATCAAATGGTTGGACGATCTGGATGGAATTTTGTTGATCATGGATGCCACAGAGGACCCATTCACACAGGTAAATGTTACCGTTGTAGGCAATATGGAAGCCCGAGAATTGCCCCTGTTAATTGTTGCAAATAAGATAGACCTAAAGGAAGCCTCACCAGCTAGGATAAAGAGCGCATTCCCCCAGCATCCTGTAATTCCGATTTCTGCTCTGGAAGGGCTAAACATAGATAAACTCTATGAAGCAATAGCTAACCACTTTGGGTGA
- the prf1 gene encoding peptide chain release factor aRF-1 → MLETRKKYEFKQKLDELRKKIGKGTELVTIYIPPDKQISDVVAQLRDEHGQAANIKSKSTRTNVQSALSSIMARLKYFKKPPENGMVIFCGNISLGGDKTTMETLVLEPPEPIMSYQYRCGSEFVLTPLEEMLEEKKNYGLLVLDRREATIGVLRGKNIEAIKHMTSNVPGKQSRGGQSARRFERLRLISINEFYKRIGDKASEIFLGVKDLDGILVGGPSPTKEEFIGGEYLHHELQQKILGVFDISYTDESGLYEILDASHEVLAGLDLIREKKLMDRFMKEIVTDNGLAAYGMDSVRKNVKLGAVDTLLISEELNAELVAELSQLADQKASSIEFISTDFEEGEQLMNAFGGVAALLRFRTDI, encoded by the coding sequence ATGTTAGAGACGCGTAAAAAATACGAGTTCAAACAAAAATTAGATGAACTGAGGAAAAAAATTGGAAAAGGTACAGAATTGGTCACAATCTACATCCCGCCAGATAAGCAGATATCTGATGTCGTGGCGCAGCTAAGAGATGAACACGGTCAGGCAGCGAACATAAAATCCAAATCCACTAGGACCAATGTCCAGAGTGCATTGTCCTCAATCATGGCCAGGCTTAAGTACTTTAAAAAACCCCCGGAAAATGGAATGGTCATTTTTTGTGGAAACATCTCTCTCGGTGGAGATAAAACCACCATGGAGACGTTGGTTCTGGAGCCACCTGAACCCATCATGTCCTATCAGTATAGATGCGGTTCTGAGTTCGTACTTACACCCCTAGAGGAAATGCTCGAGGAAAAGAAAAATTATGGTTTGCTTGTATTGGATAGGAGAGAGGCAACTATTGGCGTGCTTCGTGGAAAAAACATCGAAGCAATCAAACACATGACATCTAACGTTCCCGGCAAACAGAGCAGGGGCGGGCAATCTGCACGCAGATTCGAAAGGTTGAGATTGATATCGATAAACGAATTTTATAAGAGGATCGGTGATAAGGCAAGCGAGATATTTCTTGGGGTCAAGGATTTGGATGGCATTCTTGTAGGTGGGCCAAGTCCGACAAAGGAGGAATTCATCGGTGGGGAATATCTCCACCATGAACTACAACAAAAGATTCTTGGGGTATTTGACATTTCATATACGGATGAATCCGGCTTGTATGAAATATTGGACGCATCGCATGAAGTGCTTGCCGGTCTGGATCTGATACGGGAAAAGAAGCTCATGGATAGGTTCATGAAGGAGATAGTGACGGATAACGGATTGGCCGCATATGGAATGGACTCTGTCAGGAAAAACGTTAAACTGGGTGCAGTTGATACCCTATTGATCTCGGAAGAGTTAAATGCAGAGCTTGTGGCAGAACTATCGCAATTGGCAGATCAGAAAGCCTCTTCCATAGAGTTTATCTCAACGGATTTCGAAGAAGGGGAGCAGCTGATGAACGCATTTGGGGGCGTGGCAGCTCTGCTGAGATTTAGGACTGATATCTGA
- a CDS encoding DUF2073 domain-containing protein, translating into MAKKTKGKTKVQGVQIDMISEDFTSAMTSMEKINLILEGVRKGNIVILERGLTPEEEAKLIEITMAKITPDNFVGIEIESYPSRQKSSFLDRLLGKKVIETRLTVVGPADQLKTLRRDHGFISAMVSVRSQR; encoded by the coding sequence ATGGCGAAGAAGACTAAAGGAAAGACTAAGGTGCAAGGGGTTCAGATAGACATGATATCTGAAGACTTTACCTCAGCCATGACCTCCATGGAAAAGATAAACCTCATTCTGGAGGGGGTTAGGAAAGGCAACATCGTCATTCTTGAGAGAGGTTTAACGCCAGAAGAGGAAGCAAAGTTAATCGAAATAACCATGGCTAAGATCACACCAGATAACTTCGTCGGCATCGAAATAGAAAGCTATCCTAGCAGACAAAAATCCTCTTTTCTTGATAGGTTGCTTGGTAAAAAAGTTATAGAGACCCGATTGACAGTCGTAGGACCTGCGGATCAGCTGAAGACGTTGCGAAGAGATCATGGTTTTATCAGCGCAATGGTTTCTGTGCGATCGCAGAGGTAG
- the pyrH gene encoding UMP kinase, translating to MIVVISIGGSIIVPNLDSKRFREYAEAIKEIAAQHRVFIVVGGGAIAREYIRIARDLGANEAFCDLIGIDLTRLNARLLISALSGDVYPTPPMDYKEAESAASSGKIVVMGGVTPGQTTDATAAILAEFIGANLLVNATSVDGVYTKDPRVDPSAKKLDKITPKQLVNIVMNIEMKAGAGSVIDPLAAKIIERSKIPTIVLNGTDPKNIVNAVIKNEHVGTDIRLSSKK from the coding sequence ATGATAGTGGTAATATCAATAGGCGGTTCAATAATTGTGCCCAACTTGGACTCGAAAAGGTTTAGGGAATATGCAGAGGCGATAAAGGAGATAGCAGCTCAACACAGGGTTTTTATCGTCGTCGGAGGGGGTGCTATCGCGCGTGAATATATTCGCATTGCTAGGGATTTAGGTGCGAATGAAGCATTTTGCGATCTTATAGGCATCGATCTAACCAGACTGAATGCACGTTTGTTGATTTCCGCTCTATCAGGAGACGTATATCCAACGCCCCCAATGGATTACAAAGAAGCCGAGAGTGCTGCATCATCTGGCAAGATAGTGGTGATGGGGGGCGTCACCCCAGGTCAAACAACGGATGCTACTGCAGCAATATTGGCTGAATTTATTGGAGCGAACCTTCTCGTTAACGCAACATCAGTCGACGGAGTTTATACTAAGGACCCCAGAGTAGACCCAAGCGCCAAAAAGCTTGATAAGATCACACCAAAGCAGTTGGTCAATATTGTGATGAATATAGAGATGAAGGCGGGGGCAGGGTCAGTGATCGATCCCCTTGCTGCAAAGATCATCGAGAGATCTAAGATTCCAACGATCGTGCTAAACGGTACAGATCCGAAAAATATCGTCAATGCTGTTATCAAGAATGAACATGTTGGGACTGATATAAGGCTCTCCTCTAAGAAGTAG
- the argS gene encoding arginine--tRNA ligase, which produces MFPEFKNGVKSLLQEAVEAAGYEAEDMCLETSAYADMASSVAFKLSSKYKESPQIIATKIFKKIQIPKRSYVDRADVIGPYVNFYVNRVFLEDTVEKISTEGENYGSLPKKDEKIILEHTSVNPTGPIHVGRGRNPIIGDALARILRRAGYEVDTQFYVNDMGRQIATIVWGYDKIDPSTLPTPARELGKSDHDIVRYYRRANELISEDPEIDIEIGGILAKYESGDPETIQRFKKVVESCMLGQRQTLERLNIHYDRFVWESQFVRDRSVGKILEKLKKTRYASLRDGALTLDLREFGLEKDFVLTRSDGITLYTTRDIAYHIWKFDHADVVINVLGEDQKLAMSQLQTALKLLGIEREPKIVFYSFVSLPEGRMSTRAGIVVDLDDLLDEAFDRAYMEVQKRRPDLPENQKRKIAGTVGMGAVRFDIVKVAPEKMMTFRWEEALDFEKQGAPFIQYAHARACSILSKASLEDFDPSLLKEPSEVELIKKMALFPSIVSSAAHDLKPNIVAIYARELAEKFNQFYLHVPVLKAEDDLRKARLALVECARIVLANVLNLLGITAPESM; this is translated from the coding sequence ATGTTCCCAGAGTTTAAAAATGGGGTCAAATCTTTATTACAGGAAGCGGTTGAAGCGGCAGGATATGAGGCCGAAGATATGTGCTTAGAGACGTCAGCCTATGCAGATATGGCCTCTTCTGTGGCCTTCAAGCTCTCCTCAAAATATAAGGAATCTCCTCAAATTATCGCAACAAAAATCTTTAAAAAAATTCAAATTCCAAAGAGGTCCTATGTTGACAGAGCAGATGTCATAGGACCCTACGTCAACTTTTATGTCAATAGGGTGTTCTTGGAAGATACCGTCGAGAAAATCTCCACAGAGGGCGAGAACTATGGCTCTTTGCCCAAAAAGGATGAAAAAATCATCCTGGAGCATACTTCTGTCAATCCTACCGGGCCCATCCATGTTGGCAGGGGCAGGAATCCGATAATAGGTGACGCCCTCGCCAGGATTCTCAGGAGAGCGGGCTACGAGGTCGATACACAGTTTTACGTAAACGATATGGGCAGGCAAATAGCCACTATCGTTTGGGGATACGATAAAATTGATCCGAGCACTCTACCAACACCAGCACGTGAACTTGGTAAGTCAGATCATGACATAGTAAGGTACTATCGGAGGGCAAACGAACTCATCTCTGAAGATCCGGAAATAGATATAGAAATCGGCGGGATTCTGGCAAAGTACGAGTCTGGTGACCCTGAGACAATCCAGAGATTCAAGAAAGTAGTAGAAAGCTGCATGCTGGGTCAAAGACAAACGTTGGAGAGACTCAATATTCACTATGATCGATTTGTGTGGGAATCCCAATTTGTGAGAGACAGGTCTGTGGGTAAAATCCTCGAGAAACTGAAAAAGACAAGATATGCCTCTCTAAGGGATGGTGCATTAACGCTTGACCTAAGGGAATTTGGACTTGAGAAGGACTTCGTACTGACGCGGTCCGACGGCATCACGCTGTACACCACCCGAGACATAGCATACCATATCTGGAAATTTGATCACGCCGATGTCGTTATAAACGTGCTTGGTGAGGACCAGAAATTGGCAATGTCCCAGTTACAAACAGCTCTTAAACTACTTGGAATCGAAAGGGAGCCTAAAATCGTGTTTTACTCGTTCGTCTCATTGCCTGAAGGTCGGATGTCCACTAGAGCTGGCATCGTCGTAGATCTCGATGATCTGCTGGACGAGGCGTTTGATAGGGCTTATATGGAGGTCCAAAAAAGAAGGCCTGATCTACCGGAAAATCAAAAACGAAAGATAGCAGGCACCGTTGGGATGGGCGCGGTCCGATTTGACATCGTTAAGGTGGCTCCTGAAAAAATGATGACTTTCAGGTGGGAAGAGGCCCTTGATTTTGAGAAGCAGGGCGCTCCTTTCATTCAATATGCACATGCCCGGGCGTGTAGCATTCTCAGCAAAGCCAGCTTGGAAGATTTCGATCCCTCCCTGCTCAAAGAGCCATCTGAGGTAGAGCTGATCAAGAAGATGGCGCTCTTCCCCAGCATTGTATCTTCTGCTGCACATGATCTGAAGCCAAACATCGTTGCCATCTATGCCAGGGAGCTTGCTGAGAAGTTCAACCAGTTCTATCTCCATGTCCCGGTGCTCAAGGCGGAGGATGACCTGAGAAAAGCGAGATTAGCCCTCGTGGAATGTGCAAGAATCGTTTTGGCTAATGTCTTGAATTTGTTGGGGATAACAGCCCCGGAATCGATGTGA
- the twy1 gene encoding 4-demethylwyosine synthase TYW1, with the protein MQQENYANLLSKQGHHLVGQHSAVKPCLWLKKSLRDEGACYKSKFYGISSHRCLQMTPSLECNHRCLFCWRPTEMTLPKHEWDSPESIVDGCMGEQMRLISGYAGSATTNLSKLEEAKHPRHAAISLVGEPTLYPFLAELIDEFHRRKMSTFLVTNGTNPEMLAKVEPTQLYVSLNAPDRETYARICNPIQDRWPKINESLELLSTLNTRTVVRITLVEGLNLKEPEKYARLIAKAEPDYIEIKAYMHLGFSRQRLPRSAMPSYASVLDFAKHLAYASGYAIADDSKASRVVLLSEKGNVEKISLASAE; encoded by the coding sequence TTGCAGCAAGAGAATTATGCAAATCTGCTTAGTAAACAAGGGCATCATTTGGTAGGTCAGCATAGCGCAGTCAAGCCCTGCCTGTGGCTTAAAAAATCTCTCAGGGATGAGGGTGCTTGTTACAAGTCGAAATTCTACGGCATATCCTCTCACAGGTGCTTACAGATGACACCTTCATTGGAGTGCAATCATCGCTGCCTTTTCTGCTGGCGTCCCACAGAAATGACCCTGCCGAAACACGAATGGGACTCTCCTGAAAGCATTGTGGACGGCTGCATGGGTGAGCAGATGAGGCTGATCTCAGGCTATGCCGGCTCAGCTACGACAAATCTCAGTAAGCTTGAGGAAGCCAAACATCCTCGGCATGCAGCAATATCTCTCGTAGGCGAGCCGACTTTATACCCTTTTCTGGCAGAGTTGATCGACGAATTTCACAGGCGTAAAATGAGCACCTTTCTCGTGACGAACGGGACGAATCCGGAAATGCTTGCCAAAGTAGAGCCCACGCAGCTATATGTCTCCTTGAATGCGCCGGACAGAGAAACCTATGCCAGAATTTGCAACCCCATCCAGGACAGATGGCCAAAAATAAATGAATCCTTGGAGCTTTTATCCACTTTAAATACGAGGACGGTGGTCAGAATCACGCTCGTAGAAGGCTTAAACCTGAAAGAGCCGGAAAAATATGCGCGCCTGATAGCTAAGGCAGAGCCGGATTACATAGAAATAAAGGCATACATGCACTTGGGCTTCTCACGACAGAGGCTTCCCAGAAGTGCAATGCCCTCTTATGCTAGCGTTTTAGACTTCGCTAAGCATTTGGCTTATGCCTCCGGCTACGCAATCGCTGATGATTCTAAGGCTAGTAGGGTTGTGCTTCTATCTGAGAAAGGTAATGTCGAGAAGATCTCACTTGCCTCTGCTGAATAA